In Corylus avellana chromosome ca2, CavTom2PMs-1.0, the following proteins share a genomic window:
- the LOC132170454 gene encoding G-type lectin S-receptor-like serine/threonine-protein kinase At4g27290 — translation MEILRDSILFLGICCSLISSFLEVSNAGYTLAATQSLKDNQTLVSSDQKFELGFFSPGSSSDRYLGIWYKNIPDKTVVWVANRDCPLHNSEGFLTLSGNGKLLLINETRSVVWSSNTSRAPRSPGAQLLDSGNFIVKDVVGDNSENYLWQSFDYPSNTLLPGMKLGWNLKTGLNRHLSSWRSSDDPSPGDYTYSVDPRGLPQLVLRKGSTKQFRSGPWYGEQFSGDRVLTANTVFKPVFVSNADEVYYTYETMDNIISRFVLDQSGLVQHFSWNDGHPSWNLLFTVQGDRCDHYGLCGSYGSCDIIDTVKCECLRGFSPRSPQEWKMLDWSGGCVPDDSHICKNREGFIKLTGLKLPDASQFSVNVSMSIKDCEAECLKNCSCVAYAKLDIRGTGNGCVTWFGELIDTREVANYGQDLYVRVAASELVSSAHRSKEKKQMVVAVAVPVALAMILLASIGCFFIWKRINGASKPNDQVSISGARNEHNDLELLFLEISTIEAATNNFSATNKIGEGGFGPVYKGELPSGQEIAVKMLGENSGQGLQEFKSEVILVSQLQHRNLVKLLGCCIQGEQRMLIYEYMQNRSLDSLIFDEARSSSLNWQKRKDIIIGIARGLLYLHRDSRLRVIHRDLKASNILLDSDMNAKISDFGLARIFGGEQTEAKTKRVVGTYGYMSPEYAIDGQYSLKSDVFSFGVILLEIVSGKKNRGFFHPGHKLNLIGHAWKLWNEGKTLELMDVMLENQFPASEALRCIQVGLLCVQQRPEERLTMSSVLLILDSETALLPQPGPPGFYAERCLPDTDSSSVGRINSDSNEISVKLLEGR, via the exons ATGGAGATACTGAGAGATAGCATTTTGTTTCTGGGTATTTGCTGCTCTTTGATATCTTCATTTTTAGAAGTTTCAAATGCAGGGTACACCTTAGCTGCCACACAGTCCTTGAAAGATAACCAAACATTAGTTTCATCTGATCAGAAGTTTGAACTAGGCTTCTTCAGCCCTGGAAGTTCCAGTGATCGATATCTAGGAATCTGGTACAAGAATATCCCAGATAAGACAGTAGTTTGGGTGGCAAACAGAGACTGTCCTCTTCATAATTCTGAAGGTTTCTTAACATTAAGCGGAAATGGAAAGCTTCTTCTTATCAATGAAACTAGAAGCGTCGTGTGGTCTTCAAATACGTCACGAGCGCCAAGAAGTCCAGGTGCACAGCTTTTAGACTCTGGAAATTTTATTGTGAAAGATGTGGTGGGTGACAACTCTGAGAACTACTTATGGCAGAGCTTTGATTATCCATCTAATACTCTGTTGCCTGGCATGAAGCTTGGGTGGAACTTGAAAACTGGTTTGAATCGACATTTGAGCTCATGGAGAAGCTCAGATGATCCCTCTCCTGGAGATTACACCTATAGTGTGGATCCCCGTGGGCTTCCTCAGCTTGTTCTTCGAAAAGGATCAACTAAGCAGTTTAGAAGTGGTCCTTGGTATGGGGAACAATTTAGTGGTGATCGAGTTCTGACAGCAAACACAGTTTTCAAGCCCGTGTTTGTTTCTAATGCTGATGAAGTATATTATACATATGAAACCATGGACAACATTATCTCAAGGTTTGTGTTGGATCAATCTGGTTTAGTTCAGCATTTCTCATGGAATGATGGGCACCCTAGTTGGAACCTGCTATTCACAGTTCAAGGAGACCGCTGTGACCACTATGGCCTGTGTGGTAGTTATGGAAGTTGCGATATCATAGATACTGTAAAGTGTGAGTGCTTGAGGGGTTTTAGTCCCAGATCACCCCAGGAGTGGAAAATGCTTGATTGGTCAGGTGGATGTGTTCCAGATGATTCACATATTTGCAAAAACAGAGAGGGGTTTATTAAGTTGACAGGATTGAAACTGCCGGATGCATCACAATTTTCTGTAAACGTCAGTATGAGTATCAAAGATTGTGAGGCAGAATGCTTGAAGAACTGCTCTTGTGTGGCTTATGCTAAACTGGACATCAGAGGCACTGGCAATGGCTGTGTCACCTGGTTTGGAGAATTGATTGATACAAGAGAGGTTGCTAACTATGGGCAAGATCTCTATGTAAGAGTGGCAGCTTCAGAATTAG TGTCAAGTGCTCATAGGAGTAAGGAGAAGAAGCAAATGGTAGTTGCTGTGGCTGTACCAGTAGCTTTGGCAATGATCCTCTTGGCTTCAATTGGCTGTTTCTTTATTTGGAAGAGAATAAACGGAG CCAGCAAGCCAAATGATCAAGTAAGCATTAGTGGAGCTCGAAACGAACACAATGACCTTGAGCTCCTGTTCCTTGAAATATCCACCATTGAAGCTGCCACTAACAACTTCTCTGCTACCAATAAGATTGGAGAAGGAGGATTTGGCCCTGTATACAAG GGTGAGCTACCATCAGGGCAAGAAATAGCAGTAAAGATGCTTGGAGAGAATTCTGGACAAGGCCTACAGGAGTTTAAGAGTGAGGTCATCTTGGTCTCCCAACTTCAGCATCGGAATCTTGTCAAGCTTCTAGGCTGTTGCATTCAAGGGGAACAAAGAATGTTAATCTATGAGTACATGCAGAACAGAAGTTTAGACTCCTTAATATTTG ATGAAGCAAGGAGTTCTTCACTCAATTGGCAAAAGAGAAAAGACATTATTATCGGGATAGCTCGAggacttctttatcttcataGAGATTCAAGACTGAGAGTAATCCATAGGGATCTAAAAGCCAGCAATATTCTACTGGACAGTGATATGAATGccaaaatttcagattttggacTGGCAAGAATATTTGGTGGGGAGCAAACTGAAGCAAAAACCAAAAGAGTAGTTGGAACCTA TGGCTATATGTCTCCAGAGTATGCCATAGACGGACAATATTCTTTGAAATCCGATGTCTTTAGCTTCGGTGTCATACTGTTGGAGATAGTCAGTGGCAAGAAAAACCGGGGGTTTTTTCATCCAGGCCATAAACTAAATCTCATTGGACAT gCATGGAAACTTTGGAATGAAGGAAAGACCTTGGAATTGATGGATGTGATGCTGGAGAATCAATTCCCTGCCTCTGAAGCGCTAAGATGTATTCAAGTGGGTCTTTTGTGTGTTCAGCAGCGCCCAGAAGAGAGGCTGACAATGTCATCTGTGCTTTTGATTCTGGATAGCGAAACTGCATTGTTACCTCAACCTGGACCACCTGGATTTTATGCAGAAAGGTGCCTTCCAGATACAGACTCATCATCAGTGGGAAGAATTAATTCTGATTCAAATGAGATATCTGTTAAATTGTTAGAGGGTCGTTAG